A single Lacerta agilis isolate rLacAgi1 chromosome 10, rLacAgi1.pri, whole genome shotgun sequence DNA region contains:
- the EIF3L gene encoding eukaryotic translation initiation factor 3 subunit L isoform X2 codes for MSFRPVVYLVMLLIRRFMRSKTSMKTDAVFLILYKELYYRHIYAKVSGGPSLEQRFESYYNYCNLFNYILNADGPAPLELPNQWLWDIIDEFIYQFQSFSQYRCKTAKKSDEEIDFLRSNPKIWNVHSVLNVLHSLVDKSNINRQLEVYTSGGDPESVAGEYGRHSLYKMLGYFSLVGLLRLHSLLGDYYQAIKVLENIELNKKSMYSRVPECQVTTYYYVGFAYLMMRRYQDAIRVFANILLYIQRTKSMFQRTTYKYEMINKQNEQMHALLAIALTMYPMRIDESIHLQLREKYGDKMLRMQKGDAQVYEELFSYACPKFLSPVVPNYDNVHPNYHKEPFLQQLKVFADEVQQQAQLSTIRSFLKLYTTMPVAKLAGFLDLTEQEFRIQLLVFKHKMKNLVWTSGISALDGEFQSASEVDFYIDKDMIHIADTKVARRYGDFFIRQIHKFEELNRTLKKMGQRP; via the exons ATGCCGTCTTCCTGATTTTGTACAAGGAGCTGTATTATAGACACATCTATGCTAAAGTCAGT GGTGGTCCATCTTTGGAACAGAGATTTGAGTCCTATTACAACTACTGCAATCTATTCAACTATATTCTCA ATGCAGATGGACCAGCTCCCCTGGAACTGCCCAACCAGTGGCTCTGGGATATCATAGATGAATTCATCTATCAG TTCCAGTCCTTCAGTCAGTACCGCTGCAAGACAGCCAAGAAGTCAGATGAAGAAATTGATTTCTTGCGTTCAAACCCTAAGATCTGGAATGTCCACAGCGTTCTCAATGTGCTGCATTCCCTGGTGGACAAATCCAACATCAATCGGCAACTAGAGGTCTACACTAGTGGAG GTGACCCTGAGAGTGTAGCTGGAGAGTATGGCCGCCATTCTCTCTATAAGATGTTGGGCTATTTCAGTCTTGTGGGTTTGCTGCGCCTCCATTCACTCTTGGGAGATTACTATCAAGCCATCAAGGTTCTGGAGAACATTGAACTTAACAAGAAG AGTATGTATTCACGAGTGCCAGAGTGCCAGGTCACGACCTATTATTACGTCGGCTTTGCATACCTCATGATGCGACGCTACCAAGATGCCATCCGTGTCTTTGCAAATATCCTCCTGTATATTCAGAGGACCAAGAGCATGTTCCAGAGGACAACCTACAAGTATGAGATG ATCAACAAACAAAACGAGCAGATGCACGCCCTGCTGGCCATTGCGCTCACCATGTACCCTATGCGCATCGATGAAAGCATCCACCTGCAGCTCCGAGAGAAATACGGGGACAAGATGCTGCGCATGCAGAAAGGCGACGCTCAAGTGTACGAAGAGCTCTTCAGCTACGCCTGCCCCAAGTTCCTCTCCCCTGTGGTCCCCAACTATGACAACGTTCACCCCAACTACCACAAGGAGCCTTTCCTGCAGCAGCTGAAGGTCTTTGCCGATGAGGTCCAGCAGCAGGCCCAGCTTTCTACCATCCGCAGCTTCCTGAAGCTCTACACCACTATGCCAGTTGCCAAGCTAGCTGGCTTCCTGGACCTGACAGAGCAGGAGTTCCGTATCCAGTTGCTCGTCTTCAAACACAAAATGAAGAACCTGGTCTGGACAAGCGGCATCTCTGCCCTGGATGGCGAGTTCCAGTCTGCTTCCGAGGTGGACTTCTACATTGACAAG GACATGATCCACATCGCAGACACAAAGGTTGCTCGCCGCTATGGGGATTTCTTCATCCGCCAGATCCATAAGTTTGAAGAG CTGAATCGCACTCTGAAAAAGATGGGCCAAAGACCTTAA